A region of Polyangiaceae bacterium DNA encodes the following proteins:
- a CDS encoding MFS transporter — protein MSKWRTHPDHDTKGWPPGVPYIIGNEGCERFSFYGMRSILTLYMADVLYKTHPLFESAPKDFAKEHYHLFVAAVYAFPMIGAILADRLIGKYRTIFWLSLVYTAGHGVLAVGEGSVWGLWLGLGLIAVGSGGIKPCVSANVGDQFGRSNWHRVRTIYQAFYFIINFGSFFATLMIPWIWKRWGISLAFGIPGILMGIATFVFWLGRAKFVHVPAKPGGTLGLLDALSSTALFMAVGHFFFTAAQPLWVQIASSVGALAVGLVLFEIRQKKAPDDGFLAVLWFAAKRYFGRAGKSAEEAPAVEADAADAALSEEIRERRRKLSASRFFGPAVKHFGVGTVEGPVAVLGIMTVFFLVSIFWALFDQHGSSWVIQAKAMERVVPLFGSEPIDPQQVAALNPLMVMMLIPFVNYALYPGVEKLGFKATPLRRMTAGMLVAAASFVAVAMIQQRIDVEGVGKVPIEWQLVPYLIITLAEVLVSVTGLEFAYTQAPKRMKSTIMGFWLLTVTAGNVLVSIIAKIKLPEAQFFWVFAGLMAGAGLLFGLRAYFYKQQDFIQD, from the coding sequence ATGTCGAAATGGCGCACGCACCCGGACCACGACACCAAGGGCTGGCCGCCTGGCGTCCCGTACATCATCGGCAACGAAGGCTGCGAGCGCTTCAGCTTCTACGGGATGCGCTCGATCCTGACTTTGTACATGGCGGACGTTCTGTACAAAACCCATCCGCTGTTCGAGTCGGCGCCGAAGGACTTCGCGAAGGAGCACTACCACCTGTTCGTGGCAGCCGTTTACGCCTTCCCCATGATCGGCGCGATCCTGGCGGATCGGCTGATCGGCAAGTACCGCACGATCTTCTGGCTCTCGCTGGTGTACACCGCCGGGCACGGGGTGCTCGCCGTCGGCGAGGGCTCGGTCTGGGGCCTGTGGCTGGGGCTCGGGCTCATCGCCGTCGGTTCCGGCGGCATCAAGCCGTGCGTCTCCGCCAACGTCGGCGACCAGTTCGGCCGCTCGAACTGGCACCGCGTGCGCACCATCTACCAAGCGTTCTACTTCATCATCAACTTCGGCAGCTTCTTCGCCACGCTGATGATTCCGTGGATCTGGAAGCGCTGGGGCATCAGCCTGGCGTTCGGCATCCCGGGCATCCTGATGGGCATCGCCACCTTCGTGTTCTGGCTCGGCCGCGCGAAGTTCGTGCACGTGCCGGCCAAGCCCGGCGGCACGCTCGGTCTGCTCGATGCGCTGAGCTCCACGGCGCTGTTCATGGCCGTGGGGCACTTCTTCTTCACGGCCGCGCAGCCGCTCTGGGTACAGATCGCGTCCAGCGTCGGCGCGCTCGCGGTGGGCCTGGTACTGTTCGAGATCCGGCAGAAGAAGGCGCCGGACGACGGCTTTCTGGCGGTGCTCTGGTTCGCCGCCAAGCGCTACTTCGGCCGGGCTGGCAAGAGCGCCGAGGAAGCCCCCGCGGTGGAGGCCGACGCCGCTGACGCGGCGCTCAGCGAGGAGATCCGCGAGCGCCGGAGGAAGCTCTCCGCGAGCCGGTTCTTCGGTCCCGCCGTCAAGCACTTCGGCGTGGGGACCGTGGAAGGACCGGTGGCCGTGCTCGGCATCATGACCGTGTTCTTCCTGGTCAGCATCTTCTGGGCGCTGTTCGATCAACACGGGTCTTCCTGGGTGATCCAGGCCAAGGCGATGGAGCGCGTGGTGCCGCTGTTCGGCTCCGAGCCCATCGACCCGCAGCAGGTGGCCGCGCTGAACCCGCTGATGGTGATGATGCTCATCCCCTTCGTGAACTACGCGCTCTACCCCGGGGTGGAGAAGCTGGGGTTCAAGGCGACGCCGCTCCGGCGCATGACCGCCGGCATGCTGGTGGCCGCCGCCTCGTTCGTCGCGGTGGCCATGATCCAGCAGCGCATCGACGTCGAGGGAGTCGGCAAGGTCCCCATCGAGTGGCAGCTCGTCCCCTATCTGATCATCACGCTGGCGGAGGTGCTCGTCTCGGTCACCGGTCTCGAGTTCGCCTACACCCAGGCGCCCAAGCGCATGAAGAGCACCATCATGGGCTTCTGGCTCTTGACGGTGACTGCCGGCAACGTGCTGGTCTCCATCATCGCCAAGATCAAGCTGCCGGAGGCGCAGTTCTTCTGGGTGTTCGCCGGGCTGATGGCCGGCGCAGGCCTGCTCTTCGGCCTGCGTGCCTACTTCTACAAGCAGCAGGACTTCATCCAGG